In Candidatus Bathyarchaeota archaeon, a single window of DNA contains:
- a CDS encoding isochorismatase family protein — translation MDIDELELVATIEVKKDGALIIVDFQNDFMPSGNFVVEEGDKIIDPINELAMKFRLLDEIGSWSPRRDFNLNFKSQTFMKI, via the coding sequence ATGGACATAGATGAATTAGAGTTAGTCGCAACGATTGAAGTCAAGAAGGATGGTGCACTTATTATTGTTGACTTTCAAAATGATTTTATGCCTTCTGGAAACTTTGTGGTGGAGGAAGGTGATAAGATAATTGATCCAATCAATGAATTAGCAATGAAATTTCGTCTATTGGATGAAATAGGATCTTGGAGCCCCAGGCGGGATTTTAATCTCAATTTCAAATCCCAAACATTTATGAAAATTTAA